The genomic region GCCCAGGAATGAACTCTGGATATCGGATTTCTCTTCCGTTAGCCTGCTCCCTGTCTCGAGAGGAGTCCTTCATGCGCCTGCCTGCCTTCGTTTTCGCCGTTCTTGCTGCCGTCGCCGCCGGTCCAGCCTTTGCTAGCAGTTTCGAAACACCGCAGGCGCTTTTGAAGGCGCTCTATGACGACAAGGTCGGCTCGTCCGATCCCGCCTCCGTGACCCGGTACCAGGACTACTTTTCGGATCATCTGAACGGTCTGTTCAAGGCCGATGCGGCAAAGACCGACCCCGGGGATTCGCTGTCTCTAGACTTCGATCCCGTCATTGCGGGTCAGGACGGGGAGGCCGAGCACCTGAAGATCGGCAAGCCGGACATCAAGGGCGACAGGGCGATGGTCGAGGTCAAGTTCATCAACGGTGTGCCGGTGACCTTGCACTACAGCCTCGTTCATCAGGCTGACGGCTGGAAGGTCGACGACATCGAGGACAAGGGGGCGCAGTTTCCCTGGAAGGTCAGCGCTATCTTTGCGGATGCGAAATAGCATCTCGGGCGCCACGCAGATGTGTATCGCAGCTTGAAGTCGGGACGCCGATCAGTCATGCCGTTCGCCACGCTGGATGCCGCCGGTCAGCCGTGCGATATCATGGCGCCAAAACAAGGAGGCCGCGATGGCTCTGGACCCGATCAAAGTTCTGAACGACTACGCCATGGCCGATTGCTCCGTGCAGTTCTGGGTTCCGGGCGCGACGGCCGTGCAATTCCGTGGCCTGAAGGCGGCCGTCAGGTATGCCAAGGAAAATGCCGGCCGCTGGAACGAAGTCGAGATCACAGTCCACCTGCCGCAGGAAGACATTGTCTACGCGACTGACAAGGTCCACCGCCTGATAGACGCTCTACGCCCGCCCCGTCGCTCGAAATCCTAGCAATTTCGCTCGACCCCAAAAAGGCAATCGCGTGGGCGATGGCGGATAGCGTTGTAAACTACGGGCCCGTCTGTTCTCGTGTTCAAACAGTGGGAAGCCTGCCGGCGAAGTTGCAGGGTTGCTCGGAAATTCAACTCGTCCGTATTGTTCCCGCTGCGATGGTAAGCACGAACTGGTCGACCTCGCGTTCGAGGCGTTCGAGTGGGAGGCCGACGAAGCGGCCTGCCAGGCTGATGCTGATGACGCCGTGAACGGCGCCGAAGAGTGTCCTCGCCCGGATCGATCTTTCTTCCGCCGACAAACCGGTCTGGAGTCCGGCAACCGGTTCGGCGATGACTTCCATCAGGGCCAGGTGCTCGTCGAGATGCCATTGCGGGGCAAGGCGTCCATCGGCAAAAACATGGTCGAAGAGCGCGCTCCAGAGATTGCGATGGGCGACGGCAAACTTCAGATAGCCTCGCGCCAAGTTGCGCAGCCGGTCCGTCGGAGAGCGATCCCCGACTTCGCCAAGGACCAAAGTCTGCTCAAGCATCCGCAAGGTCGCGGAGTTCACGTGGATGACCAGGTCGTCCAGATCCTTGAAGACCGTATATAAACCACCGAGCGCGCAGCCTGCATCGAGAGCGACATCGCGGGCCCTCAGGTTTGAAAGCCCTTCCGCTTCGATCCGGCGCCTTGCGGCCTCTATCAGCCGCACCTTCAAATCCTCGCGCTTCATCTCTCTTTTGCCGGCCAAGCGACTATCTCTCTCTAAAAGTGAACGACGTTCATTTTTATTCTTGAACAATGTTCATGTATGTGTCACATAGATATTCATGAACATTGTTCATAAACGGGAGAGTGAAAATGATCAAACAAATTCGTACCTTGATCCGCGGCAGGCTTTTCGAAGCACAAGAGGCTGTCGTCGACCGGAATGCAGCGGTGTTGCTGGACCAGCAGATACGGGATGCGGCAGGCGACATACAGTCAGCACGGCGGGCCGTGGCGGTTGCCACCGCCCAGAACGAGCAGGAGAAGAGCCGGCGCGCACTTGTCGTCTCGCGGATCGCCGATCTCGAGGCGCGGACCATGGCGGCTCTTGAAACGGGGCATGATGTGCTGGCCCGGGAAGCGGCCGAGGCGATCATCCAGCTGGAAGCGGACAGGGATACATCAGAAAAGGCCGAAGCCCAGTTCACAGCTTCTATCGGCAAATTAAAGAGCCTGGTCCGGGCGGCAGAAGCGAGGTTGCAGGAACTGCAGCGCGGCCAGCGCATCACACGTGCGACAGGCCAAGTGCAAAAACTCAATAGCCTGATCCATGGTGTCGGCTCAGCCTCGCTCGACGAGGCCGAACAGACGCTGGCCCGGCTCAGCGAGCGCCAGATGCGGAATGACATGGCCACCTCGGTCCTGCGGGAATTGGATGGCACGAGAAACACCGCTTCTGTCCTCGAAAAACTCGCGGATGCGGGTTGCGGCGCGCCGCTGCGTGTTTCCGCTGACGAGGTACTGGGCCGCCTGCGCACTCGCATGAACTCCGCCGCTTAAATCAACATCAACTGACAAAGGACGACGACAATGAACGACAGTTTCCAGAAGCACTCGTCAAGCTGGATCAGCTTTTCTTATGTCTCATTCGCTTCTGCTGCCATCATGCTGGCGGTCGGGCTTTACATGATGCCCCTCGATCTCTGGGGGAAGGGATACCTGACGATGGGTATCGTCATGCTGGTCCAGACAACCGTCAACATCACCAAGACCCTCCGCGACAATTCCGAAGCTGAAAAGCTGATCCGCAAGGTCGAGGATGCCCGCACCGAGAAGCTCCTGGTCAATTTCAACCGGTCTGGCGAGAACTAGTTTCGTTAACTACACGACAGAGTTGTTAGGTGCGGAAACCGTTGCGTAACAACTCTGTGGCCCTCTCTCCACTCATCTCCAGGAGTACCGACATGCAACGCAATCTGATGACCTCAAGGAAATTCGCGCCACTTTTCTGGACGCAATTCCTGACCGCGTTCAACGACAATTTTCTCAAGCAGACGCTGGTTTTCGTGATCCTCGTGCAGATGGCGGCAGAGGGGGCCTCGCTGGTCACCTTGGCCGGCGGCATCTTCATCGTGCCGTTCCTGCTGCTTTCCGCCATTGCCGGCGAACTGGCGGATAAATACGACAAGGCGAAAATGGCGGAGCTTCTGAAACGCTGGGAGATTGCCGTCGCTGCCATCTCGGTCGTCGGCATTGCGTTCTCCTCGATCTCGATCCTGATGATCGCCCTTCTCGGCTTCGGCATCATCTCAGCTCTGTTCGGGCCCATCAAGTACGGCATTCTGCCCGATCATCTTCATCGCAACGATTTGCCCAAGGCCAACGCCTGGATCGAGGGCGGCACCTTTATCGCCATCCTGACCGGCACCATCGTTGCGGCGCTCGCCTTTACCAAGGGCGATAATGTCTGGGTGTTCGGGCCGATGATGATGGGCCTGTCGTTGCTTTGCTGGTTTTGCGCCCGCCTCATCCCGCCAACAGGGGCAAAGGCGCCGGATCTGGTTGTCGACCGGAATGTCCTGCGCTCGAGCATCCGCCTGATCAACGAACTGCGCGCCGATACACGGATCTGGCGCTCCGCCCTGATGAACTGCTGGTTCTGGTTTGTCGGCGCCTTCGTCATGTCGATGCTGCCGGTCATGATCAAGGAGATCCTCGGCGGGTCGGAAATTATCGTTCCGGTCTATCTCGGCGTCTTTGCAATCTCCATTGCCATCGGCTCCGCTATTGCCGGCTGGATGTCGGCCGGCCGCGTGGTCCTTTTGCCGGCTCCGATCGGCACGCTGATCATCGCTCTGTTCGGCCTCGATCTCGCATGGAACCTCTGGGGCCTCACCTCCATAACCCAGGCCGAGACGATTTCCGCATTCTTCGCCGGGCCGAACACCATCCGCGTGGCCATCGATCTTGCCGGCATGGCAATCGGCGGTGCCTTCCTCGCTGTTCCGACCTTTGCCGCCATGCAGAGCTGGGCAGACGAACATCGCCGTGCCCGCGTCATAGGGGCTGCAAATGTGCTGTCCGCGCTGTTCATCGTCGTCGGGCTTGGACTCGTTGCCCTCCTGCAGGTGGTCGGCATGTCGATCCCGGCCATCATCCTGACGCTGTCGATCATCAACGCCGGCGTTGCCTGGGTGATGCTTAGAACGCTGCCCACCAACGCTTTTCGGGATTTGATCTCAATCCTCTTCCGTGCCTTCATGCGCCTTGAGGTCGAAGGGCTGGAGAACATCAAGAAGGCTGGACCCGCGCCGATCATCGCCTTGAACCATGTTAGCCTGCTCGACGGCGCCCTGGCGCTTGCCATCACCGAGGAGGAACCTGTCTTTGCTATCGATACCAATATTGCCCAAGTGTGGTGGGTGAAGCCATTCCTCAAAATGTGCAAGTTCCTGCCGCTCGACCCGACCAAGCCAATGGCGACGCGGTCGCTCATCAAGGTCGTTCAGGACGGCAACCCGATCGGCATTTTCCCCGAAGGTCGGCTGACCGTTACCGGTAGCCTGATGAAGGTCTATGACGGCGCCGCCATGGTGGCCGACAAGACCGGGGCGATGATCGTGC from Rhizobium rhododendri harbors:
- a CDS encoding DUF3828 domain-containing protein, yielding MRLPAFVFAVLAAVAAGPAFASSFETPQALLKALYDDKVGSSDPASVTRYQDYFSDHLNGLFKADAAKTDPGDSLSLDFDPVIAGQDGEAEHLKIGKPDIKGDRAMVEVKFINGVPVTLHYSLVHQADGWKVDDIEDKGAQFPWKVSAIFADAK
- a CDS encoding TetR/AcrR family transcriptional regulator, with amino-acid sequence MAGKREMKREDLKVRLIEAARRRIEAEGLSNLRARDVALDAGCALGGLYTVFKDLDDLVIHVNSATLRMLEQTLVLGEVGDRSPTDRLRNLARGYLKFAVAHRNLWSALFDHVFADGRLAPQWHLDEHLALMEVIAEPVAGLQTGLSAEERSIRARTLFGAVHGVISISLAGRFVGLPLERLEREVDQFVLTIAAGTIRTS
- a CDS encoding PspA/IM30 family protein, with the translated sequence MIKQIRTLIRGRLFEAQEAVVDRNAAVLLDQQIRDAAGDIQSARRAVAVATAQNEQEKSRRALVVSRIADLEARTMAALETGHDVLAREAAEAIIQLEADRDTSEKAEAQFTASIGKLKSLVRAAEARLQELQRGQRITRATGQVQKLNSLIHGVGSASLDEAEQTLARLSERQMRNDMATSVLRELDGTRNTASVLEKLADAGCGAPLRVSADEVLGRLRTRMNSAA
- a CDS encoding YiaA/YiaB family inner membrane protein; the encoded protein is MNDSFQKHSSSWISFSYVSFASAAIMLAVGLYMMPLDLWGKGYLTMGIVMLVQTTVNITKTLRDNSEAEKLIRKVEDARTEKLLVNFNRSGEN